The Paenibacillus amylolyticus genome contains the following window.
ATCTCGAAACAATTTAAGAAACAGAATGAAGCCATTGAATTGACTCCGACGGAGTTTTCCTTGATTCAGTTTTTCTTGGAAAAGAGAATACACCGCTCAGTCGTGACGTATTGTTGGATCATGTATGGGGAAAAGAGTACATGGGTGATCCCAAAATTGTGGATGTTAACATTCGTCGTCTGCGTCAAAAAATTGAGAACAATCCTTCCGAACCCGAATACCTGCAGACTGTATGGGGGCACGGGTACAAATGGAAGGGCCGGGAGCAATGATTAAAAAAGGCATTACACGGCAGATCGTACTACATTATTTCTTTGTAGTTTTTCTTGCTCTGCTGTTGGTCGAATTCGTATTTATGTTGGCAGTGCAAAGGTATTATTATGAAAGTATCTACAATACGATTAGTACGCACATTTCCAATTCAAAAGACTTTTTCGAGCCGATCGCTCGTGAGAATAACACGGAAGATGGCAATAATCTGTCCAGACTGATTGTGAATTTGGCATTGTCCAATACAGAATTGGAAATTTTGGATCTGAACGGGCGCGTATTGGCAAGTTCTACTGCTTTTGAATCCGACCGTGCTGTGTTGCAAACCAGTGATATTATGCAGGCTTTGAACGGGGATATGGGACGCTGGATTGGAAGACAACCAGGCACTGGGGAATCCGTCATGGCCGTTTCACACAAGTTTGATCTGGGCGGCGAAAATACGTATGTTATTCGGTACCTTACTTCACTTGAAAATGTGAATTCCAAACTGTTGAATATGGGAATGCTTGCCATTGCCGTCGGTATTGGCGTGCTTGCTATAGTGCTGATCATCAGTATTGGTATGGCGAATTCCATTGTACGTCCAATCAACAACATCACTGCAGTATCTGCCCAAATGGCCAGAGGACGACTGGATGTCAGGGTTAAGGGGAATTATAAGCATGAACTGGGCGAATTGGCATCTACGCTTAACTTCATGGCACATGAAATCGTGCGTAGTAATCAGATCAAGGATGATTTTATCTCTTCAATCTCACATGAACTAAGGACACCTCTGACCAGTATTAAGGGCTGGAGCGAGACGCTGGACTCTGGCGGATATGATCCGGAAGAAACCAGGATTGGCATGGGCATCATTGCCAAGGAAACCGAACGTTTAATTGGACTTGTCGAAGAGATGCTGGATTTCTCCAAATTGCAGCAGAATCAGATGAAGCTGGTTAAAGGAACGGTCAACATTCGTGAAATTGTGCAGGAAACCATGTTGAATGTCTGGGCCAAAGCGGAACAAAAACAGGTTCATCTCAAGTTGGAAACGGACGAGAATCGTGCTTATAATGTCCATGGAGACGGCAATCGACTGAAACAAGTCTTCTTAAACATTGTAGATAATGCGATCAAGTTTTCTCATGAGAATTCCTGGATCTTCTTGTCCGTCAAAGAGGAGAATGGTCAGATTATTGCAGCTGTTCAGGACACGGGTATCGGAATTAGTGAAGAACATCTCATCAAAGTACGGGACCGGTTCTTCCAGGTGAATCATCAAAATGGGGGAACGGGACTGGGACTTGCAATCACGCAAGAACTGGTGGAACTGCATGAGGGAACGATTACGATGCAGAGCGAACTTGGCTCGGGTACAACTGTTACGGTTACGTTACCAGCTGTCGGAGAAGAGGCAGGTACAGAACAGTCGGTAATCCAGCCTGGTGATGTTGTAGCCCCTGAGGAACAGGCAATAAGTGAAGTGAAATTGGATCGAGATCAAGAAAAGTCTTAAGGGTTGCATAAGAATGTCTACAATATGGATCGAATGATACCCTTCATTACCAAAAACATATCAACATTAAAAAGGCGAGCCATCCAAGGCTCGCCTTTTTAATGTATAATTTATGAAGAAAGCTCACCAGCCCGCAGGCGTCCGCTCTTCTCATATACTTCTTTCAACATACGAACAGGTTGCGTACGAACAGCCGGTTTGGCAGAGACAATCTCATTAGGTCCAACAACAACAATCTCATCTGCTGTACCCTTCACAATTGCACCGTCTTTGATAATCGCACCTTCACCAATGATGGCGCGTTCGATGTGAACTCCACGTCCAATACGAGCATTAGGCATTACGACACTGTCTTTTACCTCAGAACCCTTACCTACTTCAGCACCGCAGAAGATAACGGAACGTTCTGCGTGACCTTCGATGGCACAAGAGTCGTGAACCATGGAAGCTACATGCTCAATCTTCGTTTGTCTAACCTTATAAGCACTTGGCTTAGAGCGCCATTCGCGAGTAAACATCGGCCAGTTCTCTTTTTGCAGACTCCAGTTCTCATCATTATGCAACAGATCCATATGAGCATCCCACAGGCTTTTCACTGTACCTACATCTTTCCAATAACCATTAAAGTTATAGACAAAGAGGGGATTGTTTTCATTCAACATCTGAGGAATAACATCTTTACCGAAGTCATGGCTGGATTCAGGATTAGCGGCATCTTCCAAAAGATGGCGCTTCAGGTACTCCCAATTGAACATGTAAATGCCCATTGAAGCCAGATTACTTTTCGGTTCAGCCGGTTTCTCGGCAAACTCTGTTACCCGCAGATCAGCATCGGCAGCCATAATTCCAAAGCGATGTGCTTCGTCCCATGGAACTTCCATAACAGAGATCGTTGCCGCAGCATTATTAGCTTGATGAGCCTCCAACATATCACGATAATTCATATGATAAATATGGTCACCCGACAAAATTAGAACATTTTCGGGGTTTTGTTGATCAATATAGTCGATATTTTTATAAATAGCGTCCGCCGTTCCCAAGTATTCGTCATTTCCTGTATGATAAGATGGAAGCAAGGAAATTCCTGCCTCACTTGAGTCGCCATGTCCCCATGGTTCTCCTCCACCAATATGATCGTGTAACGATTCCGCTTGGTACTGCGTCAATACTCCTACAGTATCGATCCCTGAGTTTACGCAGTTACTGAGAGGAAAATCGATGATCCGGTAGTGCCCGCCAAACGGTACAGCGGGTTTTGCGATACTCGAGGTTAAAGGGGCTAATCGCTTCCCTTCTCCTCCCGCCAACAGCATAGCGATGCAATCTTTATTAAACATAATCGTTTCCCTCCCAAAATATTGTGCATTGTGGTACATCGTAGTACATCATTAACGCAAAGTAGAGCAGTTGAAACTATTGTTATTGTAAAAATTCAGAAAAAAGACAACATTTTCTAAACTACGGCATTTTTCTTTTCAACTTGGCTAGAATGGGGTAATGGTAACTGTTATATCTATTTTTTTGAGAAGAAGGTGATCTCTGGCCATTCAACCGTTAGCACATTCGGACATATTGCCGGAGCATATTTATTTATTTCATGAAGGTAACCTTCATCATAGTTATCGAATGTTGGGCGCGCAGCCTGAGACTTGCGATGGCCGTCAAGGGTATCGCTTTACCGTATGGGCACCAAATGCCGCAGAAGTTGGACTGGCTCTGGACCGCAATGAATGGAAAGGCGAAAAGGAACCTTTATATAAGATACCCGAATCAGGATTTTGGAGTCGTTTTTTCCGGAAATCAGCGAAGGAACTTTATACAAGTTCCGTATACTAACGGAAGATGGCACAGAATTGCTCAAAGCGGACCCATATGCGTTTCAGGCAGAGGTTCGACCTCAAACAGCTTCTGTCACCAGTTCAATCGAAGGATATAAATGGAAAGATGGAGCCTGGAGACGCAAACAACGTGCCATGTATAACAAACCTCTACATATATATGAAATGCATATGGGAACCTGGAAGCGCAAAGAAGACGGAAGCCTCTATAGTTATCGCGAGATGGCTGACTTGCTCGTTCCTTACTTATTAGAAATGAAATATACACATGTTGAGATGATGCCCCTCAGTGAGCACCCATACGACCTTTCGTG
Protein-coding sequences here:
- a CDS encoding HAMP domain-containing sensor histidine kinase codes for the protein MIKKGITRQIVLHYFFVVFLALLLVEFVFMLAVQRYYYESIYNTISTHISNSKDFFEPIARENNTEDGNNLSRLIVNLALSNTELEILDLNGRVLASSTAFESDRAVLQTSDIMQALNGDMGRWIGRQPGTGESVMAVSHKFDLGGENTYVIRYLTSLENVNSKLLNMGMLAIAVGIGVLAIVLIISIGMANSIVRPINNITAVSAQMARGRLDVRVKGNYKHELGELASTLNFMAHEIVRSNQIKDDFISSISHELRTPLTSIKGWSETLDSGGYDPEETRIGMGIIAKETERLIGLVEEMLDFSKLQQNQMKLVKGTVNIREIVQETMLNVWAKAEQKQVHLKLETDENRAYNVHGDGNRLKQVFLNIVDNAIKFSHENSWIFLSVKEENGQIIAAVQDTGIGISEEHLIKVRDRFFQVNHQNGGTGLGLAITQELVELHEGTITMQSELGSGTTVTVTLPAVGEEAGTEQSVIQPGDVVAPEEQAISEVKLDRDQEKS
- a CDS encoding glucose-1-phosphate adenylyltransferase encodes the protein MFNKDCIAMLLAGGEGKRLAPLTSSIAKPAVPFGGHYRIIDFPLSNCVNSGIDTVGVLTQYQAESLHDHIGGGEPWGHGDSSEAGISLLPSYHTGNDEYLGTADAIYKNIDYIDQQNPENVLILSGDHIYHMNYRDMLEAHQANNAAATISVMEVPWDEAHRFGIMAADADLRVTEFAEKPAEPKSNLASMGIYMFNWEYLKRHLLEDAANPESSHDFGKDVIPQMLNENNPLFVYNFNGYWKDVGTVKSLWDAHMDLLHNDENWSLQKENWPMFTREWRSKPSAYKVRQTKIEHVASMVHDSCAIEGHAERSVIFCGAEVGKGSEVKDSVVMPNARIGRGVHIERAIIGEGAIIKDGAIVKGTADEIVVVGPNEIVSAKPAVRTQPVRMLKEVYEKSGRLRAGELSS